The nucleotide window tctctacgctcttagggtaaATCGCACCTATaagtagccaacggattccatgcgaaaacgcatgtagagaacagaaatgagttcctttgcaatatctctaatgattgtgaacaaaggcgcatcttaaaGAAGTTTATGTgcctctctagtggactttatgtcactattcgagctattaaatccaataaagttatgagagaagatcgcttggatttagacacatattggctttgtcacgacaggatagatcatcctagtcatgatatgatgatccgtctacaaaagacttcacacggacatcttttctctcgagcgaaatgaagcatgaatcaaaagttgattcttagactaagtgtgaccgacgctgctgcctagggcaccgcctccgtccaccaccagcctagggctggcgtagtccctatccatgactgcatggatggcgtccatcatggtgatggcgccctaggtgatgctgcaatcaccattgtttcaaaatagcgtttcagacgctcaggcctaaccaaaattctcattggttgcttctaaagcctctcgctcgttttacaaagcccgttccttagggaaactaggactgagaccgtcctatgcaaaggatatgaaaatactcattatgttcttacatagaatccatagggattctctgaactgattcaaccaacttgcagacgtttaaatatctcatgatgttggttgacatgcaaacacgctggtcacgtgttatgccattgtccacttgtaatgctgcttatgaaacactcctagcacacagcatatgacaacgggctcgctccccaaatcatcatattcagtcaattggatttgactatgctagtgagtttacatcgaagactttcaatggttattgcatttgggactaatgttggacatcatattcccttgagcacacccaaatggtctcgcggaaatgactacgatggtagtccgaacattggtaatgcgcaccaacctccttatatccgcttggggtgatgcaatatcacatgcagctatgctaattcgtctacgacccactgccactcaatctacctctgcgatacaactagtgactgggtacaagtatcgtacttacacatatttgagtgtgccatttatgtgccaattgcgccgccacagcgctctataatgggtccttacagacgaatgggcaactacgttggatttgagcttccaacaatcgtccgccacttaaatgcccttgctaggcgatctccttaccgctagatttgcggatgtcactttgatgagacagtcttcccgtcgttagggggagataagaatacgaatgttcaacaggaacgacaggaattgtcatagtctgtccctactatgtctcatctcgatccctactaaagtgacgagatcacacaaatatgctgcaaacattcttgcaaggatggacgtccctacgagaggatgttgcaccaccctacacggaggtaggcatggcgccaacgccataaagagtggcactttggcgttataggccatggccccagctagaatgcatgggaggcccgtgggttcgaaggatactttggcacattccaatcctttgatcatcaagactcaaaatctatctcatgagaatcttccgggttatggttatcgttgggggacgcctcaacgtcagaacctattcctgagaatatagagctctatgaaaattacactagtgtacatgagacgtgggatagaaactccatcataatgatgatgtagttgcgcatgcgcatgagtttgttgagtccgatgatatcgaaccacgctccgttgatgaatgaatgccaacgtagagaaatttagcctaaatagaaagatgcgatccaggttaagatggattctctaacgaagaggaagttttctgagccagtaatgccaacacctcctgacataaaacctattgactaatgggtcttcgttagaaagcgtgatgagaaaaagagatggcaatctcaccttatggcgcaaggtttctcacaaaacgccctggaatcgactacgatgagacatattctctcgtaatggaagTCACTGAACTCCACTACCtggtcagtttggtagtttccaaataactgaacatgcagcttacaaatgtggtcactacgtatctctatggggatctagatacggaatatacatgaaggttcatggtgaacttcatttacccaagtcaagtggctctagaccatggagcgcgtttgtaataaggttgaaacgctcactaaagtgactacttgattgggaagggacatgcccacgcgtttccataacaagtttcagattctatctcggttcatgttggacatgatctttattggaagcccttaaagagttaagggaaaccgctgaacactagaaatccgagtttgagatgaaggattttgggagaacacgattatgtctcggtttggaacttgagcatcgtgttgatagatgcttaggcattttgacaaggtcaaaccttcaagcacccccatgatcgtccgtagtcttgatcctgaaaatgatcctcttcgtctgaaggatgatgatgaagatgtgctagaggcagaagtgtcttacataagtgcaataggcgcattattgtatttagctcaatgcacaagaccggacatctcatttgccatgaacttgttagctaaggtatagctctgcgccaacgcgacgccattggattggtgtaaaagatatctttcgatgcTAGATGTACGACTGATATGGGTAtgctttatccctacagagagatgatagattcggacccatcacacaccaagaacgccgccaacactggcctgcgtccactgtcctcatcccaaaacgacatgtgttttggaaggttttgctgatattgggtatctctctgacccacacaaaggtcgttcccaaaactagttaagtgttcaccatgggaaaagaccgtgatatcttggaggtctacagagcAGACCCTaatcgctatatcttcaaacaatgtagagattattgctcttcacgaagtgattcgtgaatgtatatggattggatccatagttacgcatgttcgaacaattgtggtttgaagtctaccacagatgagcctacgagcatataggataatgcttcttgttttgaagcaaaggctacatcaaaagcgacaacactaaggataatcagcaacaacagactctcctcaagatcaaagtgaactaggttcaatctgaggtcagtatggcagacttgctcactaagtcattgcctaaattccactttcgagaaacatgttggtaacatcgtttgcggaagttatccgaactcccatgaccgtagtcatcagggggagatgcagtcatcagggggagatgcagacatcagggggagatgtctacatatatggtctcgaaacgtgaagggtgtgttgtgctctttgtcccttcgaccgaggttatttttgtcccactgggtttttgatactcggcaaggtttttaacgaggcaacgagagaagcaccgcgtttgggcaacacaagggggagtgttcaagtaaaccctaatttgtgtttggcccaaactctaggttacttgacctagtggtaatagggttaaattagaaggatctagattcctattcaatgtaagattactttccttgtatgattgagattctatgcattgtaatcctctatataaagagacccctattatcaatgagaatacacagcgaatttctctcaatttcagtttctctacaacagtatgatttttttctaataaaagtttgaactttgaagtttaTGTCTGAGTTTCTCAAATTGAATTCACTCTAAATAtgtttgaacaaaataaaaagacatAAAATGATCTAACACATGATAACAACACTTCGCAAAAAAAGATGGTTTTCTCTCTGACTCTCGCGAGAGAGCGTTCTCGGCATCGACTAGGTCTGGCTAGTGGCTGCCTTGCATTCTCAACCAAGGAGGGGGTTTCTTTATCTTCGTCTTGGCTGTACCTTGGTGTTGCCGGGCTCGCTCGATGGCGCTTGCTTTCTGTAGGCTGCGGCCTTGTTCTCGTGGTTGCGGGTGTGGTTTGTGCTCGCAACAATGGTCCTCTGGTGACTATTATGGAATTGATCTAGGCTTGGGACCGGGTTGCTGGTTGGATGAAGGCTGCGAGGGTGGGCATCTGTGTCTGGGTTTCTAAGCATGGTGGTGGTGCTCTTTGGCACGGCTGTAATCGGTCGATTGTAATGAAGGACATAGGGACCAGTGGTGATCCCAATTCTTCTTCGGCGGCAGAGGTGGATGTTGGGTTGGTTTTGGGTTTCGAGAATGGTGGTGAGGCTCGATCTCTTCTACTGGAATTGGATCCATTTCTGTCCTGGCTACTTGTTGGAATGGGTGGCGACCTCCAAGAGGGTGCTATCAATGGGGGTGGTAGCGCAGATGACGTTCTCCGGCGAGTGGTGCATAGCGGCTACTTGAATGCTTTCACATCTGGGGTTTTCTCTAGGTGCTTGGGTTGGGCCTGGTATTGGGCTACTAAGGTTTTGTTTAGGGCCTGGGCAATTGTTTTGTCTTTAAATGTTAATTTAGTTTTGGGCCTTCATTCTTTAATGAGATGGGCCTATTTTTTTCTTGCATTGAGCGGGAGAGATcgcaaagaaaagagagaccTCGTCGTCCCGATTGGGGTATTTTAGTCTTCTTCGGGGCtctacttttctttgttttgggtttAATCCTAAAAGGTAGGTGTGCTAGGAGATCAAACAAACTAGTGCTCTTTTAGTTAGGGATGACTTTGTAGTAGTTTTTACGAAACggttctttctgtcgaccccatagagatggatcgtttttgtactgcttgctaaatTACATAATGGAATGAcctctttattcaaaaaaaaaaaaaaatttgaaaagacaTCTTTTAGCACGAACTTTAATATCCTGAATCAATTTTTTGATTCTCCAAGGCTAGAGATGTAGAGATCTTttcattttagaatttttttaatGTTGAGGATTAATTCATTGAGAAAAttggtttttattgttttttattaaAGAAGAGAAAATCCATGTATCACAGTGACAACTATAATAATATGGGGAAAATTTGCTTGGAGAGCTGAAAGAGTGAAAGCTAGGGCTCTTTATTATAGACTGCATCAAACTTCCACCTAAATGAATACATTACGAACATATTTAGCAAACTTTAGGGTGGAAACAGCCAAGGAATTTGACACATGATCAACGAGAATCAGCACTTCTTGTAGCTCTAGTCCCTCCTATGTGAAAGTTCACCTCCGGATCAAAATGGAGAAGACACTTCAATAGAGCCAATATCTACCCTAAAGATTATCAGTTCAAGATATCTTGTTCTCTTCTATCTGACTTGATGCATGCCTGAATTTCTTCTAGTGTTTTTCCTTTGGTCTCTGGCAACAACTTTGCCATAAATAGGATAGTCAACAAAGAGAATCCAGAATACATGTAATAAGTTCCTGCAAGACAAATCAAATGCACATATGAATTAGACTTCAACAGTGAATCAATTCAAACCAATTTATCAGTATCGTGTATAtatgtgtttttctttgttcaaAAGCTTCAAAATATTACTTGAGGAACTCCAGCTCATAAGGAAGTTGTAAGTATAAGAGACTGCCCAAGCACCCAACCAGTTCACAAGCACCACTAAGCTACCAGCAGCTCCTTTCACATGGATTGGAAAGATCTGCAAATTAAAGCAACCATATATGCATATGTATTGAATATAGTTTGACTATATTTGGTTTGAAATGCTTCATAACATTAACAATGGCTTAATTACCTCAGACATTATCACCCAAGGAACTGCTCCCATTCCGATTGAGAAAAATGCAATGTAAATCTGATGTCAAAGGGAGAAAAGTCAGAAAAATGATCAAAGTAAAATGAGCAGATGCAGTAAAATTGTGAATCACATGATGCTTTTCGAGTTTGAATTGTAGGAAGTGGGATAACTCACCAGCACACCAGAGACAGCTATTGTTGGTACACAATTAAGCAGCAAACCATATTCCTGATTTAGAGTGATGGTAAATACAACTTTAGACCATGATATACCAGTAAAAAGACAGAAAAgattgactttatcaaaaaaacATATAccttaagaaagaaagaagttcCTGCTAGAAAACAGCCTAGGAATGTTCCAGTTGCTGAAACCTTCatatcaaaacaaaataaattatgaaAATGCTTTAACTTTTCACCAAAAACAAGTTCTCTGTAAGAAACCAGGATCAATTTATACCATTATAAGAGGTCTCCTTCCTGACCTATCGATAAGCATTGCTCCCACTACAGTAATTGGGACCTGTAAATGGATTTCACATGAGCTGTAAACCATAAACCCATAAAACTCAAAGATGTGAACTACAacacaaaatagaacaaaagtgATTGATTACCTGAACACATGCATAAGCTATGGTTCCAATTTTGCTTGAGATACCTGAAGTTAGCATTAAGGAAGTGGAGTAAGTTTTACATGTAAGATTAGTAGGAAAAACCAAATGAAATGAAGTGCCAAGCTGCAGTTGTATACCAGCTTCTTCAAAGGTTTGACTTGCATAGAATCCTATCCCATTAATACCTCCAAACTGTTGAAATACCATCAATCCAACTCCAATCTAGAACCAATCACCAAGTTCAGGAAGTTTCAGTACAAAAATGAAGTCATTTGGTTAAAAGCAGTAAACAGTGGAAAAGCTACAGAAGAAATGGCTTACAATCACCAAACGAATGTATTTGCTTTGAAACAAATCCAACACTCCGGATTTTGGAAGGCTTTGTAGAGTGACAATATATTCCTGTCAAGAAGCATACATGGTCATTTTGTTAAACATGTTGCTTATGAACTAAAAATGATTCTGTTCATGTTTTCCAGGTTGAGAAGAAGTACTTTTATTTCAGCTGTTTCATCAGATATATCTGCATATTTTCCGCGAAGTCTTTGCAGTGCAACTTGGAACTCATTCTCATGGCCAATCTTTGCCTGAAAACAAGGATATCAGCCTATATTTTTGTAGTGGAAAAGTGAAACGCATCAGGGTTGAAAGGTTATTTGAATTTCTTACCAGCCATCTAGGGGACTCGGGAACAAACCATAGACCAACAAGCAAGACAATGCAGGGAAGGATTCCTTCAGACCAAAAATCAACAATCAGCCCCTCAACAAGTTTGGTATTTTTTAATTACGAAAAACGAAATGTCGTATGGAAACAGATCTTACCAGCTATAGCTAGTGTCCTCCAACTTATAATCGTTCCTAATACAAATGAAACTGAGGATCCAGTAACAATCATGAGCTGCAGAACAACAATAGGCAAAAGGAGAACAGTAGATTAATGATCATACACTTTTAAGTTAGGACCAACCTGATTTAATGTTGCAAGCCCATATCTGCCTTACCTGATTTAATGTTGTAAGCCCTCCACGGAGATTTTTGGGCGCGATTTCTGCTATAAATATTGGGATCTGTTGATCCACATTACTAAATGTAGTGAATATCTTAAACTTTATGTCATCATAATGAATTAAAACCATCAGTTGGTAAAAATATTTACCACATAAGAGAAAACTCCAATTCCATATCCAGTTAAAAACCTTCCTATGTCAA belongs to Rosa chinensis cultivar Old Blush chromosome 4, RchiOBHm-V2, whole genome shotgun sequence and includes:
- the LOC112197796 gene encoding sugar transporter ERD6-like 16 isoform X2, translated to MFGSILTIGAMLGAITSGRIADFHGRKGAMSMSATFCITGWLAIYFSEGALSLDIGRFLTGYGIGVFSYVIPIFIAEIAPKNLRGGLTTLNQLMIVTGSSVSFVLGTIISWRTLAIAGILPCIVLLVGLWFVPESPRWLAKIGHENEFQVALQRLRGKYADISDETAEIKEYIVTLQSLPKSGVLDLFQSKYIRLVIIGVGLMVFQQFGGINGIGFYASQTFEEAGISSKIGTIAYACVQVPITVVGAMLIDRSGRRPLIMVSATGTFLGCFLAGTSFFLKEYGLLLNCVPTIAVSGVLIYIAFFSIGMGAVPWVIMSEIFPIHVKGAAGSLVVLVNWLGAWAVSYTYNFLMSWSSSRTYYMYSGFSLLTILFMAKLLPETKGKTLEEIQACIKSDRREQDILN
- the LOC112197796 gene encoding sugar transporter ERD6-like 16 isoform X1 translates to MAIGQCRDVENGGTNSLGDLEQPFIKQEKKVGADYEDGSTGSIGMVLLSTCVAVCGSFEFGSCVGYSAPTQSAIREDLNLSLAQFSMFGSILTIGAMLGAITSGRIADFHGRKGAMSMSATFCITGWLAIYFSEGALSLDIGRFLTGYGIGVFSYVIPIFIAEIAPKNLRGGLTTLNQLMIVTGSSVSFVLGTIISWRTLAIAGILPCIVLLVGLWFVPESPRWLAKIGHENEFQVALQRLRGKYADISDETAEIKEYIVTLQSLPKSGVLDLFQSKYIRLVIIGVGLMVFQQFGGINGIGFYASQTFEEAGISSKIGTIAYACVQVPITVVGAMLIDRSGRRPLIMVSATGTFLGCFLAGTSFFLKEYGLLLNCVPTIAVSGVLIYIAFFSIGMGAVPWVIMSEIFPIHVKGAAGSLVVLVNWLGAWAVSYTYNFLMSWSSSRTYYMYSGFSLLTILFMAKLLPETKGKTLEEIQACIKSDRREQDILN